In Chloroflexaceae bacterium, the genomic window TCGCGGAGATCGGCGGCGTGAGCGGCGTGGAGCGCGTGCTCTGCCCCCCGTTCGTCGCGCTGCCGGCAGTTGCCCCGTTGCTGGCCGGNNNNNNNNNNGCTGTGCGCGAGGTGCTATCCGGCTCGACGATCCGGCTGGGGGCACAGAACGTGCACTGGAAGGACGAAGGCGCCTTTACCGGCGAGATCAGTCCCCTGATGCTGCGCGAGCTGTGCGAGTATGTCATCATCGGCCACTCGGAGCGGCGGCAGTACTTCGGCGAGACCGATGAGACCGTGAACAAGAAGGTGAAGAGCGCGCTGGCGCACGGCCTGACGCCCATCATCTGCGTCGGCGAGAACCTGGCGGAGAACGAGGCCGGGCTGACGGGCGATGTGGTCACGCGACACGTG contains:
- a CDS encoding triose-phosphate isomerase, coding for MRTPVIAGNWKMNKTPAEAVELAHALVAEIGGVSGVERVLCPPFVALPAVAPLLAG
- a CDS encoding triose-phosphate isomerase, whose protein sequence is AVREVLSGSTIRLGAQNVHWKDEGAFTGEISPLMLRELCEYVIIGHSERRQYFGETDETVNKKVKSALAHGLTPIICVGENLAENEAGLTGDVVTRHV